From Trichomycterus rosablanca isolate fTriRos1 chromosome 27, fTriRos1.hap1, whole genome shotgun sequence, a single genomic window includes:
- the plekhf1 gene encoding pleckstrin homology domain-containing family F member 1 has translation MDCLKYEMVNQARIQAVENSFQPGGKPLCSLGRVLIGEGRLLKRCRKRAMPKAFFLFNDILVYGSIVVPGRWNNHQQILRLEELEQENIEDGEGMTNQWILRTPRKSFFVSAASLQEKRAWMDHIERCRAERLKLLGFPGTVKTFASLWVPDSATHHCMRCPRLFTLAQRKHHCRNCGFVVCNSCSKGRAILKNISHKPVRVCKLCKDILPSLDTCKRFRGDSVEVPEYDESSDEEAEEQENQQNSHWYEEIYCYFNPENVYPPCM, from the coding sequence ATGGACTGTCTGAAATATGAGATGGTTAACCAAGCGCGAATCCAGGCTGTGGAGAACTCGTTTCAGCCTGGTGGAAAACCTCTTTGTTCTCTAGGCCGAGTCCTGATCGGCGAAGGCCGTCTGCTCAAGCGCTGCAGGAAGCGAGCGATGCCAAAAGCGTTCTTCCTGTTCAATGACATCTTAGTATACGGCAGCATTGTGGTTCCCGGTCGCTGGAACAACCACCAGCAGATCCTTCGTCTGGAGGAGCTGGAGCAGGAGAACATAGAAGACGGTGAGGGTATGACCAACCAGTGGATCCTCAGAACCCCACGCAAGTCCTTCTTTGTCTCAGCAGCTTCGTTGCAAGAGAAGCGGGCTTGGATGGACCACATTGAGCGCTGCAGAGCCGAACGGCTGAAGCTTTTGGGTTTTCCTGGCACCGTCAAAACATTTGCATCACTCTGGGTTCCAGACTCTGCTACGCACCATTGCATGCGCTGCCCTAGGCTCTTTACTTTGGCACAGAGGAAACACCACTGCAGAAACTGCGGGTTTGTGGTGTGTAACTCGTGCTCCAAGGGCCGTGCCATCCTGAAGAACATCTCCCACAAACCTGTACGAGTGTGCAAGCTGTGTAAAGACATCCTGCCATCACTGGATACCTGTAAAAGATTCAGAGGCGACAGCGTGGAGGTACCTGAATATGACGAGTCCAGCGATGAGGAAGCAGAGGAGCAGGAGAATCAGCAAAATTCTCATTGGTATGAAGAAATCTACTGTTATTTCAACCCTGAAAACGTCTACCCACCCTGTATGTAG
- the LOC134304163 gene encoding protein C19orf12 homolog: protein MDRVGDVMRLCCEVSTNHQIKAAVKSSTKGAMVAGGSALIGGLLLGPPGIALGGAFGGLMGWGMTSGQFKPVPQILMELPPHQQRKLYNNVMAVMGSLDWMDAVQLVSLVMGNATLQQQVVAAILSFVTKELQGEIRYGN from the exons ATGGATCGTGTGGGTGATGTGATGCGACTTTGCTGTGAGGTTTCAACAAATCATCAGATCAAAGCAGCAGTGAAGAGTTCGACAAAAGGGGCGATGGTGGCTGGAGGGAGCGCTCTAATAGGGGGCCTGCTGCTCGGACCGCCCGGCATCGCTCTTG GAGGTGCTTTCGGAGGCCTGATGGGTTGGGGTATGACTTCTGGGCAGTTTAAACCTGTTCCACAGATCCTAATGGAGCTTCCACCTCACCAGCAGAGAAAACTCTACAATAATGTGATGGCAGTTATGGGTAGCCTGGACTGGATGGACGCCGTTCAGCTGGTTTCACTGGTGATGGGTAACGCCACTCTGCAGCAGCAGGTTGTAGCTGCCATTCTGTCGTTTGTTACCAAAGAGCTGCAGGGTGAGATACGTTATGGAAACTGA
- the ccne1 gene encoding G1/S-specific cyclin-E1, with protein MLDIMPSKSVLNTEVVSNTDGTLKANTGRSRKRKADVAIHLSDPDEEVAEMTRKKQCASRTCQDKTAACWSPREPHSSSDQADRPVGIGSMGFAHYNDRNIFLTPTRPSPLPALCWANKDDVWNYLLRKDKLYLHDKHVMERHPNLQPKMRAVLLDWLLEVCEVYKLHRETFYLSQDYFDRFMATQKNVLKSTLQLIGISSLFIAAKMEEIYPPKVHQFAYVTDGACTEEEILSMEVIIMKELNWSMSPLTPVSWLNVYMQMAYLKEFAEVLMPQFPQTTFVQIAELLDLCILDVRSLEFSNSLLAASALFHFSSMELVSKVSGLKWSDVESCVRWMVPFAMAIREVGSSTLKTFKGIPADDTHNIQTHVAYLDWLENVYTYQQAEVERGQTSPIPSGVLTPPPSSEKPEDVPS; from the exons ATGCTGGATATCATGCCCAGTAAGAGTGT actTAACACAGAAGTGGTCAGTAATACAGATGGAACGTTAAAAGCCAACACAGGACGCTCCAGGAAAAGAAAAGCCGATGTTGCTATT CATTTATCAGATCCAGATGAGGAAGTTGCAGAGATGACCAGAAAGAAGCAATGTGCATCTCGG ACGTGCCAGGATAAGACGGCGGCCTGTTGGAGCCCGCGTGAGCCCCACTCGTCCTCAGATCAGGCTGACAGACCGGTTGGAATCGGCAGTATGGGATTTGCACACTATAACGACAGAAATATTTTCCTCACACCGACGCGGCCTTCCCCTCTGCCTGCTCTCTG CTGGGCGAACAAAGACGACGTGTGGAACTACCTGCTGAGAAAGGATAAGCTCTATCTCCACGATAAACATGTGATGGAGAGACACCCGAACTTGCAGCCCAAAATGAGAGCCGTCCTGCTTGACTGGCTTCTTGAG GTGTGTGAGGTGTACAAGCTACATCGGGAGACGTTCTATTTGAGTCAGGATTATTTCGATCGGTTCATGGCGACGCAGAAGAACGTTCTGAAATCCACTCTGCAGCTCATCGGCATCTCGTCTCTCTTTATAGCTGCTAAGATGGAG GAGATTTATCCTCCGAAAGTGCACCAGTTTGCATATGTTACTGACGGCGCGTGTACGGAGGAGGAGATCCTCAGCATGGAGGTCATTATCATGAAG GAGCTGAATTGGAGTATGAGTCCACTGACTCCGGTTTCGTGGTTGAACGTGTACATGCAGATGGCTTATCTGAAGGAGTTCGCTGAAGTTCTCATGCCGCAGTTTCCACAGACTACTTTTGTACAGATCGCTGAG CTGCTGGATTTGTGTATTTTGGATGTGAGGAGTTTGGAGTTTTCCAACAGCCTGCTTGCAGCATCAGCTCTCTTTCACTTCTCATCAATGGAACTTGTCAGTAAAGTCTCAG gTCTGAAGTGGAGTGACGTGGAAAGCTGTGTGAGGTGGATGGTTCCGTTTGCCATGGCAATCCGTGAAGTCGGCAGTTCCACTCTTAAAACGTTTAAAGGAATTCCAGCTGACGATACGCATAACATCCAAACCCATGTTGCCTACCTGGACTGGCTG GAAAACGTGTACACCTATCAACAGGCGGAAGTAGAGCGTGGCCAGACATCCCCTATACCCTCTGGGGTGCTTACTCCACCGCCCAGTAGTGAGAAACCTGAGGATGTGCCCTCCTGA
- the zgc:162297 gene encoding uncharacterized protein F13E9.13, mitochondrial isoform X2, with protein sequence MKFVNLFGHLKANIIGMIHVGALPGTPLSRAAVPELIDEACREAEIYCHHGVDGLLIENMHDVPYVCTAGPEVGAVMTAVCSAVRKLHPSVPVGVQILAAANQTALAVALASGMMNACAGELLRYRKHMGAEHIQIFTDIKKKHSAHALTADVSVAETARAAEFFLSDGVIVTGPATGVQANPHELNDVLQFVSIPVLVGSGVTCDNLEDYLEANALIIGSYFKKEGRWENSVDPERVESFMEKVRELRK encoded by the exons ATGAAGTTTGTGAATCTTTTTGGGCATTTAAAAGCAAACATTATTGGTATGATACATGTTGGAGCTTTACCAG gaacTCCTCTGAGCAGAGCTGCAGTTCCTGAACTCATAGATGAAGCATGTAGAGAAGCTGAGATTTACTGCCATCATGGAGTA gaTGGCCTGCTGATTGAAAACATGCATGATGTTCCGTACGTGTGCACTGCTGGACCAGAGGTGGGTGCAGTGATGACAGCAGTGTGTTCGGCGGTCAGGAAGCTTCATCCGTCCGTACCCGTTGGAGTTCAGATCTTGGCAGCTGCTAATCAAACTGCACTGGCTGTAGCACTCGCGTCAG GGATGATGAACGCATGTGCTGGAGAACTGCTACGATATCGCAAGCACATGGGAGCAGAACACATCCAGATATTTACTGATATAAAGAAAAAGCACAG CGCTCATGCTCTGACGGCTGACGTGAGCGTTGCGGAAACAGCAAGAGCAGCTGAATTTTTTCTCTCGGATGGAGTGATCGTTACAGGCCCTGCAACCGGAGTTCAAGCAAATCCACATGAACTGAACG ATGTGCTTCAGTTTGTCAGTATTCCAGTTCTAGTTGGTTCCGGAGTGACCTGTGATAACCTGGAGGATTATTTAGAGGCAAACGCTTTGATCATCGGCTCATATTTTAAGAAAGAGGGCCGGTGGGAGAACAGTGTGGATCCTGAGAGAGTCGAAAGCTTCATGGAGAAAGTGCGTGAATTACGCAAATGA
- the zgc:162297 gene encoding uncharacterized protein F13E9.13, mitochondrial isoform X1 — MKFVNLFGHLKANIIGMIHVGALPGTPLSRAAVPELIDEACREAEIYCHHGVDGLLIENMHDVPYVCTAGPEVGAVMTAVCSAVRKLHPSVPVGVQILAAANQTALAVALASGLNFIRAEGFVFSHVADEGMMNACAGELLRYRKHMGAEHIQIFTDIKKKHSAHALTADVSVAETARAAEFFLSDGVIVTGPATGVQANPHELNDVLQFVSIPVLVGSGVTCDNLEDYLEANALIIGSYFKKEGRWENSVDPERVESFMEKVRELRK, encoded by the exons ATGAAGTTTGTGAATCTTTTTGGGCATTTAAAAGCAAACATTATTGGTATGATACATGTTGGAGCTTTACCAG gaacTCCTCTGAGCAGAGCTGCAGTTCCTGAACTCATAGATGAAGCATGTAGAGAAGCTGAGATTTACTGCCATCATGGAGTA gaTGGCCTGCTGATTGAAAACATGCATGATGTTCCGTACGTGTGCACTGCTGGACCAGAGGTGGGTGCAGTGATGACAGCAGTGTGTTCGGCGGTCAGGAAGCTTCATCCGTCCGTACCCGTTGGAGTTCAGATCTTGGCAGCTGCTAATCAAACTGCACTGGCTGTAGCACTCGCGTCAG GACTGAATTTTATTCGAGCTGAGGGGTTTGTATTTTCTCACGTTGCTGATGAAGGGATGATGAACGCATGTGCTGGAGAACTGCTACGATATCGCAAGCACATGGGAGCAGAACACATCCAGATATTTACTGATATAAAGAAAAAGCACAG CGCTCATGCTCTGACGGCTGACGTGAGCGTTGCGGAAACAGCAAGAGCAGCTGAATTTTTTCTCTCGGATGGAGTGATCGTTACAGGCCCTGCAACCGGAGTTCAAGCAAATCCACATGAACTGAACG ATGTGCTTCAGTTTGTCAGTATTCCAGTTCTAGTTGGTTCCGGAGTGACCTGTGATAACCTGGAGGATTATTTAGAGGCAAACGCTTTGATCATCGGCTCATATTTTAAGAAAGAGGGCCGGTGGGAGAACAGTGTGGATCCTGAGAGAGTCGAAAGCTTCATGGAGAAAGTGCGTGAATTACGCAAATGA
- the si:ch211-260e23.9 gene encoding tumor protein p53-inducible nuclear protein 1 isoform X2: MISRVFGHILGSVEEADTVVENERCEELLEFEDGEWVIIDIQDNATVGLTVEDPLENLLIEHPSMSVYQMRHQTGEEDSSDEEDDSPRSVPIRRDILWHLAPSSDFLFPVQRARMFTERRNLSRNALNRQNLVKTRFCPAERRYGHFKQPSQRLYNY, translated from the exons ATGATCAGCAGGGTCTTTGGGCACATCTTGGGCAGTGTTGAGGAAGCAGACACTGTGGTGGAAAATGAAAGATGTgaggagctgctggagtttgaaGATGGTGAATGGGTCATCATTGATATACAGG ataaCGCAACTGTAGGTCTAACTGTTGAAGATCCTCTGGAGAATTTACTAATCGAGCATCCAAGCATGTCCGTGTATCAGATGCGCCACCAAACTGGTGAAGAAGATTCTTCTGATGAAGAAGATGACTCTCCAAG ATCAGTTCCAATCAGACGTGACATTTTATGGCATTTGGCACCGTCGAGCGACTTCCTGTTCCCAGTGCAGAGAGCCCGAATGTTCACCGAGCGCAGGAACCTGAGTCGAAATGCCCTCAACAGGcaaaacctggtgaagactcgCTTCTGTCCTGCCGAGCGCCGCTACGGTCACTTTAAACAGCCGAGTCAGCGCCTCTACAACTACTGA
- the si:ch211-260e23.9 gene encoding tumor protein p53-inducible nuclear protein 1 isoform X1, with product MCVIVFIISELKKKLKMISRVFGHILGSVEEADTVVENERCEELLEFEDGEWVIIDIQDNATVGLTVEDPLENLLIEHPSMSVYQMRHQTGEEDSSDEEDDSPRSVPIRRDILWHLAPSSDFLFPVQRARMFTERRNLSRNALNRQNLVKTRFCPAERRYGHFKQPSQRLYNY from the exons atgtgtgttattgtgttcaTAATTTCAGAgttaaagaagaagttaaaaATGATCAGCAGGGTCTTTGGGCACATCTTGGGCAGTGTTGAGGAAGCAGACACTGTGGTGGAAAATGAAAGATGTgaggagctgctggagtttgaaGATGGTGAATGGGTCATCATTGATATACAGG ataaCGCAACTGTAGGTCTAACTGTTGAAGATCCTCTGGAGAATTTACTAATCGAGCATCCAAGCATGTCCGTGTATCAGATGCGCCACCAAACTGGTGAAGAAGATTCTTCTGATGAAGAAGATGACTCTCCAAG ATCAGTTCCAATCAGACGTGACATTTTATGGCATTTGGCACCGTCGAGCGACTTCCTGTTCCCAGTGCAGAGAGCCCGAATGTTCACCGAGCGCAGGAACCTGAGTCGAAATGCCCTCAACAGGcaaaacctggtgaagactcgCTTCTGTCCTGCCGAGCGCCGCTACGGTCACTTTAAACAGCCGAGTCAGCGCCTCTACAACTACTGA